From a single Streptomyces misionensis genomic region:
- a CDS encoding acyl-CoA synthetase, with amino-acid sequence MRHGNGSTVDAMLRRSARRTPTRVAVEYGTRSWTYGELDDAVSRAAALLLAEGLTPGDRVGAYGHNSDAYLIAFLGCARAGLVHVPVNHHLTGDDLAYIVGQSGSALVLADPGLTGRLPPGVRVMPLRDGDDSFLARLACTPPYDGPGPSAEDLAQLLYTSGTTALPKGAMMTHRALVHEYLSAITALDLRPGDRPAHALPLYHSAQLHVFLLPCLAVGATNVILDAPDGDLLFDLIEAGRVDSLFAPPTVWIALANRPDFATRDLGALRKAYYGASIMPVPVLERLRERLPDLDLYNCFGQSEIGPLATVLGPAEHEGRLDSCGRPVLFVEARVVDELGQEVPDGTPGEIVYRSPQLCEGYWGKPEETEEAFRDGWFHSGDLAVRDADGCFTIVDRVKDVINSGGVLVASRQVEDALYTHEAVAEAAVIGLPDERWIEAVTAVVVPRGEVTEEQLIAHVREKLPSFKAPKRIVFVTELPRNASGKILKRDLRDRFGRR; translated from the coding sequence ATGAGGCACGGAAACGGCAGCACGGTCGACGCGATGCTGCGGCGCAGCGCCCGCCGCACCCCCACGCGGGTCGCGGTCGAGTACGGCACGCGGAGCTGGACGTACGGGGAACTGGACGACGCGGTCTCCCGCGCGGCCGCGCTGCTGCTCGCGGAGGGCCTCACCCCCGGCGACCGGGTCGGCGCCTACGGCCACAACTCCGACGCCTACCTGATCGCCTTCCTCGGCTGCGCCCGCGCCGGACTCGTACACGTCCCGGTCAACCACCACCTCACCGGCGACGACCTGGCCTACATCGTCGGCCAGTCCGGCAGCGCCCTGGTGCTCGCCGACCCCGGCCTCACCGGACGACTCCCGCCCGGAGTACGGGTGATGCCGCTGCGGGACGGCGACGACTCGTTCCTGGCCCGGCTCGCCTGCACCCCGCCGTACGACGGCCCCGGACCGTCCGCCGAGGACCTGGCGCAATTGCTCTACACCTCCGGTACGACGGCGCTGCCCAAGGGCGCGATGATGACGCACCGGGCCCTGGTGCACGAGTACCTGAGCGCCATCACCGCCCTTGACCTGCGGCCCGGCGACCGCCCCGCGCACGCGCTGCCGCTGTACCACTCGGCGCAGCTGCACGTCTTCCTGCTGCCCTGCCTCGCGGTCGGCGCGACCAACGTCATCCTGGACGCGCCGGACGGGGACCTGCTGTTCGACCTGATCGAGGCCGGCCGCGTGGACAGCCTGTTCGCGCCGCCCACCGTGTGGATCGCCCTGGCCAACCGGCCCGACTTCGCCACCCGGGACCTCGGCGCGCTGCGCAAGGCGTACTACGGCGCCTCCATCATGCCCGTGCCCGTCCTGGAGCGGCTGCGCGAGCGCCTGCCGGACCTCGACCTCTACAACTGCTTCGGGCAGAGCGAGATCGGCCCGCTCGCCACGGTGCTCGGCCCCGCCGAGCACGAGGGCCGGCTGGACTCCTGCGGCCGGCCCGTGCTGTTCGTGGAGGCGCGGGTGGTCGACGAACTCGGACAAGAGGTGCCCGACGGCACCCCGGGCGAGATCGTCTACCGCTCGCCGCAGCTGTGCGAGGGCTACTGGGGCAAGCCCGAGGAGACCGAAGAGGCCTTCCGCGACGGCTGGTTCCACTCCGGCGACCTCGCCGTCCGGGACGCCGACGGCTGCTTCACCATCGTCGACCGGGTGAAGGACGTCATCAACTCCGGTGGCGTGCTGGTGGCTTCACGCCAGGTCGAGGACGCCCTCTACACCCATGAGGCGGTGGCGGAGGCCGCCGTGATCGGCCTGCCCGACGAACGGTGGATCGAGGCCGTCACGGCGGTCGTCGTCCCGCGCGGGGAGGTGACGGAGGAGCAACTCATCGCGCACGTACGGGAGAAGCTGCCGTCCTTCAAGGCGCCCAAGCGGATCGTGTTCGTGACCGAGCTGCCCCGCAACGCCAGCGGGAAGATCCTCAAGCGCGACCTGCGGGACCGCTTCGGGCGCCGCTGA
- a CDS encoding phytoene desaturase family protein, translating to MSANEGTRAYDAVIVGGGHNGLVAAAYLARAGRSVLVLERLGHTGGAAVSTRPFTGVDARLSRYSYLVSLLPPKIVTDLGLDFRVRTRTISSYTPVERAGRPTGLLVGGGEERTRAAFARLTGGEREYAAWQRFYGMTGRVARRVFPTLTEPLPTRDELRRRIDDETAWRALFEEPIGAAVEEHFEDDLVRGVALTDALIGTFADAHDPSLAQNRCFFYHVIGGGTGAWDVPVGGMGALTDALATAARAAGAVLATGHEAVRIDTGTDGAEVAYRTADGEGVAAARHVLVGASPRELAALTGEAPPEPAEGAQLKVNMLLTRLPKLRDPAVDPREAFSGTFHIAEGYGQLAAAHAQAAAGELPAAPPSEIYCHSLTDPSILGPRLAAAGYQTLTLFGLHTPARLFAEDNDTARERLLAATLAQLDAHLAEPLADCLATDADGRPCIEAKTPLDLERDLRLPGGNIFHRALSWPYAQEHTGRWGVETAHPRVLLCGAGAVRGGGVSGVPGHNAAMAVLEQEN from the coding sequence ATGTCCGCCAACGAGGGAACCCGCGCGTACGACGCCGTCATCGTGGGCGGCGGCCACAACGGCCTGGTCGCCGCCGCCTATCTGGCCCGGGCCGGGCGCTCGGTGCTGGTGCTGGAGCGGCTCGGCCACACCGGCGGGGCCGCCGTCTCCACCCGGCCGTTCACCGGGGTGGACGCCCGCCTGTCGCGCTACAGCTACCTGGTCAGCCTGCTGCCGCCGAAGATCGTCACCGACCTCGGCCTGGACTTCCGCGTCCGCACCCGCACCATCTCCTCGTACACCCCCGTCGAACGCGCGGGCCGGCCCACCGGACTGCTGGTCGGCGGCGGCGAGGAGCGCACCCGCGCGGCCTTCGCCCGGCTGACCGGCGGGGAGCGCGAATACGCCGCCTGGCAGCGCTTCTACGGCATGACCGGCCGCGTCGCCCGGCGCGTCTTCCCGACCCTCACCGAACCCCTGCCCACCCGGGACGAACTGCGCCGCCGCATCGACGACGAGACCGCCTGGCGGGCCCTGTTCGAGGAGCCGATCGGTGCCGCGGTGGAGGAGCACTTCGAGGACGACCTGGTCCGGGGCGTGGCGCTCACCGACGCCCTGATCGGCACCTTCGCCGACGCCCACGACCCCTCCCTGGCCCAGAACCGCTGCTTTTTCTACCACGTCATCGGCGGCGGCACCGGCGCCTGGGACGTGCCCGTGGGCGGCATGGGCGCCCTCACCGACGCCCTCGCGACGGCGGCCCGCGCGGCCGGCGCGGTGCTCGCGACCGGGCACGAGGCGGTCCGCATCGACACCGGCACCGACGGCGCCGAGGTCGCCTACCGCACCGCCGACGGCGAGGGCGTCGCGGCCGCCCGGCACGTCCTGGTGGGCGCCTCCCCGCGGGAACTGGCCGCCCTCACCGGCGAGGCGCCCCCCGAGCCCGCCGAGGGCGCCCAGCTCAAGGTCAACATGCTGCTCACCCGGCTGCCCAAGCTCCGCGATCCGGCCGTCGACCCCCGCGAGGCCTTCTCCGGCACCTTCCACATCGCCGAGGGGTACGGCCAGTTGGCCGCCGCACACGCCCAGGCCGCCGCCGGTGAACTCCCCGCCGCACCGCCCTCCGAGATCTACTGCCACTCCCTGACCGACCCCAGCATCCTCGGTCCCCGACTCGCCGCAGCCGGCTACCAGACCCTCACCCTGTTCGGGCTGCACACCCCGGCCCGGCTCTTCGCCGAGGACAACGACACGGCCCGCGAGCGCCTGCTGGCGGCCACCCTCGCCCAGCTCGACGCCCACCTCGCCGAACCCCTCGCCGACTGCCTGGCCACCGACGCCGACGGCCGCCCCTGCATCGAGGCGAAGACCCCGCTCGACCTGGAACGCGACCTGCGGCTGCCCGGCGGCAACATCTTCCACCGCGCGCTGTCCTGGCCCTACGCCCAGGAGCACACGGGCCGTTGGGGCGTGGAGACCGCGCACCCGCGCGTCCTGCTGTGCGGCGCGGGCGCCGTGCGCGGGGGCGGGGTGAGCGGCGTACCCGGGCACAACGCGGCGATGGCCGTGCTGGAACAGGAGAACTGA
- a CDS encoding PfkB family carbohydrate kinase, giving the protein MTTETDVLVLGGAGVDTVVHVPELPLPYADSYMIRPGIVTRAGQSGDFVALGVRELGLRTHHIDLLGADPEGDLVRALHRDRGIPFTAVPSAAGTKRAVNLVGPDGRRLSLYDDTRAQESDRLPEDTLRALAAASRHAHVVITHPCAHALPVLREAGPTISTDLHDWDGVNPYHEPFALGADLVFLSTTALADHERTMRDIAARGRARIVVATAGAEGAYLLVDGDLTHVPAVAPPAPVVDSNGAGDAFAAAFLLGWLEGADPLLCARYGAVAGAHACTVPSTRADAIGRDELLARCAESDADKVAG; this is encoded by the coding sequence ATGACCACCGAGACCGACGTACTCGTCCTGGGCGGCGCGGGCGTGGACACCGTCGTCCACGTCCCCGAGCTGCCGCTCCCCTACGCCGACAGCTACATGATCCGGCCGGGCATCGTGACCCGCGCCGGACAGAGCGGAGACTTCGTCGCGCTCGGTGTCCGCGAATTGGGCCTGCGCACCCACCACATCGACCTGCTCGGCGCCGACCCCGAGGGCGACCTGGTGCGCGCGCTGCACCGGGACCGGGGCATCCCGTTCACCGCGGTGCCCTCGGCCGCGGGCACCAAGCGCGCGGTCAACCTGGTCGGCCCGGACGGGCGGCGGCTGTCCCTGTACGACGACACCCGCGCGCAGGAGTCCGACCGGCTGCCCGAGGACACCCTGCGCGCCCTGGCCGCCGCGAGCCGGCACGCCCATGTGGTGATCACCCACCCGTGCGCGCACGCCCTGCCGGTGCTGCGCGAGGCCGGGCCGACCATCTCGACGGACCTGCACGACTGGGACGGCGTCAACCCGTACCACGAGCCGTTCGCGCTCGGCGCGGACCTGGTCTTCCTGTCGACCACCGCGCTGGCCGACCACGAGCGCACCATGCGGGACATCGCGGCGCGCGGCCGGGCCCGGATCGTGGTGGCCACGGCCGGGGCCGAGGGCGCGTACCTGCTGGTGGACGGCGACCTCACCCATGTGCCCGCGGTGGCCCCGCCCGCGCCCGTCGTGGACTCCAACGGCGCGGGCGACGCCTTCGCCGCCGCGTTCCTGCTGGGCTGGCTGGAGGGTGCGGACCCGCTGCTCTGCGCGCGTTACGGTGCCGTCGCGGGCGCCCACGCGTGCACCGTGCCCTCGACCCGGGCCGACGCCATCGGACGCGACGAACTCCTCGCCCGCTGCGCGGAGTCGGACGCCGACAAGGTGGCCGGATGA
- a CDS encoding PP2C family protein-serine/threonine phosphatase, with product MRQEPPPPAATPGELPSEVAAARLRLLADVSRALASGLDAEESLRRLARLVVPQLADACVVDVVEGEGVRRLTVTDRDADRALRVLSGGVLPGPDDSACALAKVLRGAGPVLVTDFGTTDPNDPLRSAQWSLYRTLGARSALIVPMRVRRQELGALTFVRRTETPFDEQEQALAADLGHRAALALDNARLYAMQEHTAEQLQLSLLPDLTGLPHLQLATSYLAARERAEVGGDWYDAFPLPDGSAVLAIGDVVGHDLAAAVRMGQLRNMLRALAYDRGDDPAGVMCRLDRVMQGLTGIELVTAVIARIETPAAGPWQLTWTNAGHLPPLLARPDGHTALLEEGHAPILGVDPELPRETASVVLPSGSTLLLYTDGLVERPGEDIGRGLTRLRQHAATLAGEPLPVFRDELLGRMSDVQHDDVAVLALRVP from the coding sequence ATGAGGCAAGAGCCGCCGCCTCCGGCAGCGACCCCCGGGGAGCTGCCGTCGGAGGTGGCCGCCGCCCGGCTGCGGCTGCTCGCCGACGTGAGCCGCGCACTGGCGTCGGGGCTGGACGCGGAGGAGTCGCTGCGCCGCCTCGCCCGGCTCGTGGTGCCGCAGCTCGCCGACGCCTGCGTCGTCGACGTGGTCGAGGGCGAAGGCGTGCGCCGGCTCACGGTCACGGACCGGGACGCCGACCGGGCGCTGCGGGTGCTGTCCGGCGGCGTCCTCCCCGGGCCGGACGACTCGGCCTGCGCCCTCGCGAAGGTGCTGCGCGGAGCGGGACCCGTGCTGGTGACCGACTTCGGCACGACCGACCCGAACGATCCGCTCCGCTCCGCGCAGTGGTCCCTGTACCGCACCCTCGGCGCCCGCAGCGCGCTGATCGTGCCCATGCGGGTACGGCGCCAGGAACTGGGCGCGCTCACCTTCGTCCGCCGTACCGAGACCCCGTTCGACGAGCAGGAGCAGGCACTCGCCGCCGACCTGGGCCACCGCGCGGCCCTCGCGCTGGACAACGCCCGCCTGTACGCCATGCAGGAGCACACCGCCGAACAGCTCCAGCTGTCCCTGCTGCCCGACCTGACCGGCCTCCCCCACCTCCAGCTCGCCACCAGCTATCTGGCCGCCCGGGAGCGGGCCGAGGTGGGCGGCGACTGGTACGACGCCTTCCCGCTGCCCGACGGCTCGGCCGTCCTCGCCATCGGGGACGTCGTCGGCCACGATCTGGCGGCCGCCGTCCGCATGGGGCAACTGCGCAACATGCTGCGCGCCCTCGCCTACGACAGGGGCGACGACCCGGCGGGGGTCATGTGCCGCCTGGACCGGGTGATGCAGGGCCTCACCGGCATCGAGCTGGTCACAGCCGTCATCGCCCGCATCGAGACACCCGCCGCCGGGCCGTGGCAGCTGACCTGGACCAACGCCGGCCACCTCCCGCCGCTGCTGGCCCGGCCCGACGGCCATACCGCGCTGCTGGAGGAAGGCCACGCCCCCATCCTGGGCGTCGACCCCGAACTGCCCCGCGAGACGGCGAGCGTCGTCCTCCCGTCCGGCTCCACCCTGCTGCTGTACACCGACGGCCTCGTCGAGCGGCCCGGCGAGGACATCGGCCGCGGTCTGACCCGGTTGCGTCAGCACGCGGCCACGCTGGCCGGTGAGCCGCTGCCCGTCTTCCGTGACGAACTCCTGGGCCGGATGAGCGATGTCCAGCACGACGACGTGGCGGTGCTGGCGCTGCGCGTCCCGTGA
- a CDS encoding ferredoxin, whose product MTPQTSQQQLYRFLEDRFTCAQACTECARACSVRVSLVDPGGPQSHERVRRLGIMCAEVCDTTCRLLCEENHQDEEGLRGRVDWCRRICLECADAFEDHPGAESAAAACRACAAACSDFLETLA is encoded by the coding sequence GTGACCCCGCAGACCTCGCAGCAGCAGCTCTACCGGTTCCTCGAGGACCGCTTCACCTGCGCCCAGGCGTGCACGGAGTGCGCCCGGGCCTGCTCGGTGCGGGTGAGCCTGGTCGACCCGGGCGGCCCCCAAAGCCACGAGCGGGTGCGCAGGCTCGGCATCATGTGCGCCGAGGTGTGCGACACCACCTGCCGGCTGCTGTGCGAGGAGAACCACCAGGACGAGGAGGGCCTGCGCGGCCGCGTCGACTGGTGCCGCAGGATCTGCCTCGAATGCGCCGACGCCTTCGAGGACCACCCCGGCGCGGAATCCGCCGCGGCGGCCTGCCGGGCATGCGCCGCGGCATGCTCCGACTTCCTGGAGACGCTGGCCTGA
- a CDS encoding DUF6479 family protein, with protein sequence MNTASMQLAAASGLMSLVLFIVAVGLLALLAGGFWMTSRVKYRESARPRPEEQPKLPPEGAVHEVRENRDYHEVPKTPKGGRPLTPYELGNVDSKTSEEQKRPRWSSGSSGSFGGGGLGAH encoded by the coding sequence ATGAACACCGCATCGATGCAGCTGGCCGCGGCGAGCGGCCTGATGAGCCTCGTCCTCTTCATCGTGGCCGTCGGCCTGCTGGCACTGCTCGCCGGAGGCTTCTGGATGACCTCGCGGGTGAAGTACCGCGAGTCGGCCCGCCCCCGTCCCGAGGAGCAGCCGAAGCTGCCGCCCGAGGGAGCGGTGCACGAGGTCCGGGAGAACCGGGACTACCACGAAGTTCCCAAGACACCCAAGGGCGGTCGTCCGCTCACCCCGTACGAACTGGGCAACGTGGACTCCAAGACGAGCGAGGAGCAGAAGCGGCCGCGCTGGAGCAGCGGTTCCAGCGGATCCTTCGGGGGCGGCGGGCTCGGCGCCCACTGA
- a CDS encoding RpiB/LacA/LacB family sugar-phosphate isomerase codes for MRISVSSDMDEPVARRLVAELRRRGHEVRTHGALRGGADPQWAVCSEAAARDVADGTADQAVVCCWTGTGASIAANKVPGVRAALCPDAATADGARRWNDANVLALSLRLTSEPLLTEILDAWFTAEPSQDPQDVMNVARVGRLDTARHEA; via the coding sequence ATGCGGATCTCCGTCTCCTCCGACATGGACGAACCCGTCGCCCGCCGGCTCGTGGCCGAGCTGCGGCGGCGCGGGCACGAGGTGCGGACGCACGGCGCGCTGCGCGGGGGCGCCGACCCGCAGTGGGCGGTCTGCTCGGAGGCGGCGGCGCGGGACGTGGCCGACGGGACGGCCGATCAGGCGGTGGTGTGCTGCTGGACCGGCACCGGCGCGTCCATCGCGGCGAACAAGGTGCCCGGCGTGCGCGCCGCCCTGTGCCCGGACGCCGCCACGGCGGACGGCGCGCGCCGCTGGAACGACGCCAACGTCCTCGCCCTGAGCCTGCGCCTGACCTCGGAACCGCTGCTGACGGAGATCCTGGACGCCTGGTTCACGGCCGAGCCCAGCCAGGACCCGCAGGACGTCATGAACGTGGCCCGCGTCGGCCGCCTGGACACCGCCCGGCACGAGGCCTGA
- a CDS encoding ANTAR domain-containing protein produces the protein MKASSPRPGAPAPLVIESSVVEGLPAEGALLLRMSGTLDAGGAHAWSEELRGHLARADRAGLRPVLDMAHVQLGGAAVLRTLSETTRVRAGRPDLIIVRARPGVREAVHLARLEGVQLYATLDEALRELARAASRVEELPAWRSQMADPLRPSYQDLHQEVRALRARVRTAPVIGMAQGMLMARYALPDTGSAFRVLRETSQRFNVPLRVLAAAVVVARPPDGPTWFPGRRPLPLPQLRILARAGRDPRYRGQMIEAVLHEALAIVRAPAGHVLSVDPAVNALALETRYGGADAYLDHLVRGRTDGTAEAVARTRGRRVSMPDVATDALLSEDGRRALLAAGARALQCVPVLSSAGCCTGLITVHWPDAGHRPASPQAEALDLLAADTAAWLAWYHRTVLLDALEHLHQRLTRP, from the coding sequence ATGAAAGCTTCCTCCCCGCGGCCGGGCGCACCGGCCCCCCTCGTGATCGAGTCCTCCGTCGTGGAGGGACTGCCCGCCGAGGGCGCCCTGCTGCTGCGCATGTCCGGCACCCTGGACGCGGGCGGCGCGCACGCCTGGTCCGAGGAACTGCGCGGCCACCTGGCCCGGGCCGACCGCGCCGGACTGCGGCCGGTCCTCGACATGGCCCACGTACAGCTCGGCGGCGCCGCCGTCCTGCGCACGCTCAGCGAGACGACCCGGGTCCGCGCCGGCCGCCCGGACCTGATCATCGTCCGGGCCCGGCCGGGCGTCCGCGAGGCGGTGCACCTGGCCCGCCTGGAGGGCGTCCAGCTGTACGCCACCCTGGACGAGGCCCTGCGCGAACTGGCCCGCGCCGCCTCCCGGGTGGAGGAACTGCCCGCCTGGCGCTCGCAGATGGCGGACCCGCTGCGGCCGTCCTACCAGGACCTGCACCAGGAGGTGCGCGCCCTGCGCGCCCGGGTGCGCACCGCCCCCGTGATCGGCATGGCTCAGGGCATGCTCATGGCCCGCTACGCGCTGCCCGACACCGGCAGCGCCTTCCGGGTGCTGCGCGAGACCTCCCAGCGGTTCAACGTGCCCTTGCGGGTCCTCGCCGCCGCCGTGGTCGTGGCCCGCCCGCCCGACGGCCCGACCTGGTTCCCCGGCCGCCGCCCGCTGCCGCTGCCCCAGCTGCGGATCCTCGCCCGCGCGGGGCGCGACCCCCGCTACCGGGGCCAGATGATCGAGGCTGTGCTGCACGAGGCGCTGGCCATCGTGCGCGCGCCGGCCGGACACGTGCTGTCCGTGGACCCGGCCGTGAACGCGCTCGCGCTGGAGACCCGGTACGGCGGCGCGGACGCCTATCTGGACCACCTCGTGCGCGGCCGGACCGACGGCACGGCCGAGGCGGTCGCCCGCACCCGGGGCCGGCGGGTGAGCATGCCCGACGTGGCCACCGACGCGCTGCTGTCCGAGGACGGGCGGCGCGCCCTGCTCGCCGCGGGCGCCCGGGCACTCCAGTGCGTCCCGGTCCTGTCCTCGGCCGGCTGCTGCACCGGCCTGATCACCGTGCACTGGCCCGACGCCGGTCACCGGCCGGCGTCCCCCCAGGCCGAGGCCCTCGACCTGCTCGCCGCCGACACCGCGGCCTGGCTCGCCTGGTACCACCGTACGGTCCTGCTCGACGCCCTCGAACACCTCCACCAGCGGCTGACCCGCCCCTGA
- a CDS encoding glycosyltransferase family 2 protein translates to MTCTRTTAVVITHNRRAELLRSLAELRRLPERPRVVVTDNASTDGTAEAVARDFPEATLLRPGRNLGAVGRNLAVRHVRTPYVAFCDDDSWWEPGSLARAADLLDARPRLAAVTARIVVEPEGTEDPVVRELRESPLSGPDWLPGPALGSFLAAATVMRTDAFRAGGGFHPGLWLGGEEELLACDLLRQGWWFAYVGELTVHHQASRLRDSTARRVLGLRNTLWFTWLRRPLLPALRRTGHLIRTVPHDAASARAFAHATAGLPWVLRQRDPVPPDLEHRLATLERARRTSPARRYIG, encoded by the coding sequence ATGACCTGCACCCGTACGACCGCCGTCGTCATCACCCACAACAGGCGCGCCGAACTGCTGCGCAGCCTCGCCGAGTTGCGCCGTCTGCCCGAGCGCCCCCGGGTCGTCGTCACCGACAACGCCTCGACCGACGGCACCGCCGAGGCCGTCGCCCGCGACTTCCCGGAGGCGACCCTGCTGCGCCCGGGCCGCAACCTCGGTGCCGTCGGCCGCAACCTGGCCGTCCGGCACGTCCGCACGCCCTACGTGGCGTTCTGCGACGACGACTCCTGGTGGGAGCCGGGCAGCCTCGCCCGCGCCGCCGACCTGCTCGACGCCCGGCCCCGGCTCGCGGCCGTCACCGCGCGGATCGTCGTGGAGCCGGAGGGCACCGAGGACCCGGTCGTGCGCGAACTGCGCGAGTCGCCCCTGTCCGGCCCCGACTGGCTTCCCGGCCCGGCCCTCGGCTCCTTCCTCGCCGCCGCCACGGTGATGCGCACCGACGCCTTCCGCGCGGGCGGCGGCTTCCACCCCGGGCTGTGGCTCGGCGGCGAGGAGGAGCTGCTCGCCTGCGATCTGCTGCGCCAGGGCTGGTGGTTCGCCTACGTCGGGGAACTCACCGTGCACCACCAGGCATCCCGGCTGCGCGACAGCACGGCCCGGCGCGTCCTCGGCCTGCGCAACACCCTCTGGTTCACCTGGCTGCGCCGCCCGCTCCTGCCCGCGCTGCGCCGCACCGGGCACCTGATCCGCACGGTGCCCCACGACGCCGCGTCCGCCCGCGCCTTCGCCCACGCCACCGCCGGGCTGCCCTGGGTGCTGCGCCAGCGCGACCCGGTCCCCCCGGACCTGGAACACCGCCTGGCCACCCTGGAACGCGCCCGCCGCACCTCCCCGGCCCGCCGGTACATCGGCTGA
- a CDS encoding glycosyltransferase family 2 protein translates to MPTEPAPGRVGRRAPAAADGRVTVAVITRDRAASLLRTLDALAALPERPPVIVVDNSRDDSTRRAVAGHPAPVRLLSAAANTGALGRNLAVRHARTPYVAFSDDDSWWEPGSLARAADLLDRHPRLGLLAARTLVGAEAAEDPLNAVLAASPLPPEPDLPGRPVLGFLGCASVVRREAFLAAGGFHPLLFFGGEETLLAYDLAARNWGVAYEPALCARHHPEDHGRTGRSFLVRRNHVLTTCLRRPWPVALRAGAALARAAAADAPGARRALRETLTRLPATLARRDPLPPHVEHAARLLDRQRAEGRAPVAAPRADQDDRADRDDRDEENAAP, encoded by the coding sequence ATGCCAACTGAGCCCGCGCCCGGCCGGGTCGGCCGCCGCGCGCCGGCCGCGGCCGACGGCCGCGTCACGGTCGCCGTCATCACCCGCGACCGCGCCGCGAGCCTGCTGCGCACCCTGGACGCCCTGGCCGCGCTGCCCGAACGGCCACCGGTCATCGTGGTCGACAACTCCCGTGACGACAGCACCCGCCGGGCCGTGGCCGGCCACCCCGCCCCCGTCCGGCTGCTGAGCGCCGCGGCCAACACCGGTGCGCTCGGCCGCAATCTGGCCGTGCGGCACGCCCGCACCCCCTACGTCGCGTTCAGCGACGACGACTCCTGGTGGGAGCCGGGCAGCCTCGCCCGCGCCGCCGACCTCCTCGACCGCCACCCCCGGCTCGGCCTGCTCGCCGCCCGCACCCTCGTCGGCGCCGAGGCCGCCGAGGACCCCCTCAACGCCGTACTCGCCGCCTCGCCCCTGCCACCCGAACCCGATCTGCCCGGCCGCCCCGTCCTCGGCTTCCTCGGCTGCGCCAGCGTGGTGCGCCGGGAGGCCTTCCTGGCCGCGGGCGGCTTCCACCCGCTGCTGTTCTTCGGCGGCGAGGAGACCCTGCTCGCCTACGACCTGGCCGCCCGGAACTGGGGCGTGGCCTACGAGCCCGCGCTGTGCGCTCGTCACCACCCCGAGGACCACGGCCGCACCGGCCGCTCCTTCCTCGTCCGGCGCAACCACGTCCTCACCACCTGTCTGCGCCGCCCCTGGCCCGTCGCCCTGCGCGCGGGCGCCGCGCTCGCCCGCGCCGCGGCGGCCGACGCCCCCGGCGCCCGCCGGGCCCTGCGGGAGACCCTGACCCGCCTGCCCGCCACCCTGGCCCGCCGCGACCCGCTGCCCCCGCACGTCGAACACGCGGCCCGCCTGCTGGACCGCCAGCGGGCCGAAGGACGCGCGCCGGTCGCGGCACCGCGGGCCGACCAGGACGACCGGGCGGACCGGGACGACCGGGACGAGGAGAACGCCGCGCCATGA
- a CDS encoding glycosyltransferase family 9 protein: MTATSDATPAPGPPCVLVLRALGLGDLLAGVPALRGIRRGFPGHRIVLAQPAALAGLALETGALDAVFPAEAPGRAVPALTHWPGPPPDVAIDLHGNGPESRDALAALHPRRLLAHACPDGPGWRAQAHERDRWCGFLDDYGIPADPLDLRLPPPGKPSPAPGAVLVHPGAASGSRRWPAERFAAVVRCLRAAGYRVVLTGGPGEEALVRSVAGRGGAPAEDLLTGGLPLAELSALVAGAALVLSGDTGLAHLAYAHATPSVTLFGPVSPRLWGPQQGPGHLALWKPGPPGDPHGRTPDARLLRIGSGEVAAACLTLLRQGRARPAPRPEVAHAN, translated from the coding sequence GTGACCGCGACGTCCGACGCGACCCCCGCACCCGGGCCCCCGTGCGTCCTGGTGCTGCGCGCGCTGGGCCTCGGCGACCTGCTGGCCGGCGTGCCCGCGCTGCGCGGCATCCGGCGCGGCTTCCCCGGACACCGGATCGTGCTCGCCCAGCCCGCCGCGCTCGCCGGACTCGCCCTGGAGACCGGCGCGTTGGACGCCGTGTTCCCGGCCGAGGCGCCCGGCCGGGCGGTCCCGGCGCTCACGCACTGGCCGGGACCGCCGCCCGACGTGGCGATCGACCTGCACGGCAACGGCCCCGAGAGCCGCGACGCCCTCGCCGCCCTGCACCCGCGCCGGCTGCTCGCCCACGCCTGCCCGGACGGCCCCGGCTGGCGGGCCCAGGCACACGAACGGGACCGCTGGTGCGGCTTCCTGGACGACTACGGCATCCCGGCCGACCCGCTCGACCTGCGCCTCCCCCCGCCCGGCAAGCCCTCCCCGGCCCCCGGCGCGGTCCTCGTCCACCCCGGTGCCGCCTCCGGCTCCCGCCGCTGGCCGGCCGAGCGGTTCGCCGCCGTCGTGCGCTGCCTGCGGGCGGCCGGGTACCGGGTGGTGCTCACCGGCGGCCCGGGGGAGGAGGCCCTGGTACGGTCCGTCGCCGGGCGCGGCGGCGCGCCCGCCGAGGACCTGCTGACCGGCGGCCTGCCCCTCGCCGAACTGTCCGCGCTGGTGGCCGGGGCGGCCTTGGTGCTCAGCGGCGACACCGGCCTCGCCCACCTCGCGTACGCGCACGCCACCCCCAGCGTCACCCTCTTCGGCCCGGTCTCCCCGCGCCTGTGGGGGCCGCAGCAGGGCCCCGGCCACCTCGCCCTGTGGAAACCCGGCCCGCCCGGCGACCCGCACGGCCGCACCCCCGACGCCCGGCTGCTGCGCATCGGCTCCGGCGAGGTCGCCGCGGCCTGTCTGACACTGCTGCGCCAGGGCCGGGCCCGGCCGGCCCCGCGCCCGGAGGTGGCCCATGCCAACTGA